The Fimbriimonadaceae bacterium nucleotide sequence GCCCTCGACGAGCGCCCTGCAAAACCTGATGACCGGCCAAGCAAGGCCGAAGGAGACCCCCGTCGAGGTCTTCCAATCGCACTTCTCGAAGATCAAGACGAACTATCAGCGGGAGATCCCCAACGATAACCTTCGCTACTACGCGATGGGCGGCATGTTCGCCAGCCTCGGCGATCCCCACACTTCTTTCCTACCTCCCGTCGACGCCGAAAACCTAAAGCTTGAGACGAAAGGCGACTTTGTCGGCATTGGCGCGCGGCTTTCGCCCGACCCCTTAGGGGCTAAGATCGCGACCGTCTTTCGCAATGCCCCCGCTGAAAAGGCCGGCCTAAAGATCGGCGACACGATCATCCAAGTCGATAACAAAGAAACGGCAGGGATGGAGACCGACGAGATCGTCTCCTTGATTCGCGGTAAAGAAGGTACGAAAGTCGAGATTCGTCTCACACGGATCGGCCAAGCTGAACCGATAACCGTCCAGATCGTGCGGGCCGTCGTGGAAATCCCGACCGCAGAAGGGCGCATTTTGAAGGGCACGGATATTGGCTATATCGCAATTAGCCAGTTCGCCGAGACCACGACCGACCAGTTCGACCAAGCCTTGGACGAGATTATCGGCGCAAAACCGAAGGGTTTGGTCATTGACCTACGCGGAAACCCTGGTGGTCTTCTAGACTCGGCCGCTAAGCTTCTCGCCCGGTTTGTGCCGGGCAAACCGGTCGTTAAAATGCGCGGACGAGGGGGCAACGAGCAGTTCGTCGGAGCCCCGTTCTTCGAGCCCAAAAAGCTCACCTTCCCGATAGCCGTCTTGGTCAACGAAGAATCGGCGAGCGCCGCCGAGATCTTCAGCGGAGTGATGCAGGAATATAAGAAGGCGACCGTCGTCGGGCAGCATAGCTATGGCAAGGCCTCCGTCCAGAACGTGTTCGCGCTGATCGACGGGTCCAGCGCCAAGATCACGATCGCGCGCTATTACCTTCCCTCTGGGACCGATATCAGCCGTGTCCTTGACGAAGGGGGCGAATATGTTCGAGGTGGCATTAAGCCCGATGTCCAGGCGAAGCTTGTGCTGGATTCCCAGACCTTAATCGGTGATCCAGAGCACGACTCCCAGCTCCAGAAAGCCGTAGAGGTCGTCCGGTCCAAAGGCGGTTAAACCGCCTTCGGATCCACGGCGTTACGGATGCCGTCCCCAACAAAGTTGAGGGCGAAAATGGTGAGTGAAAGCAGTAGGCAAGGCCAGAAAATATAGAGCGGGTCTGACTGTAAGTACGACCTTCCCGTATTGATCATGCTGCCCCAGCTCGCGTCAGGGGCCTGCACGCCGATCCCTAGGAATGAGAGAGCGCTTTCCGCCAGAATCGTGCCGGCAAGGTCCACCATCGCGACCGCCGAGAGAATTCCCCAAAGGTGCGGTAAGACGTGCTTCCAAACCAGGTATGGGCCCGGTGCGCCCAGAGCCTTTGAGGCCACGAAGAACTCCCGGTCTTTCAGCGACGCCGCCTGCGTCCGCACAAGGCGCGCCACCGACGGCCAGGCCGTGACCGCCAAAGCTGCGATCACGGGCAACAAACCCATGCCGAAAACGCCAATGATGAGAATCGCTAAGAGGATGTCGGGGAACGCGAACATCGCGTCGGTCAAACGCATAAGCGGGATCGAGACCCAGCCGCGAGTAAAGACCCCGAGCACGCCGACGACAATCCCGACGAACAGGGCGATGACTTGTACAGAAAACCCGACGAACAGCGAGGTCTGCGCGCCGGCCGCCAGCCGTGCCAGGATGTCCCTTCCCTGCTCGTCTGTGCCTAACAAGAACTGTGCGGAAGGCCCCTGAAGCGGGGCACCGACCGGATCGTTAGGTTTGTGGCGGATGTGCGGGCCAAAGATGGCGAACAACACCAACAGGACAAGATAGACGACGCTCGTCCACATGAGCGCGCCGCGGATCATACTTGCGAGTCCCTAATCCTTGGGTCGACCAACGGCATGAGGATATCGACGATCAAGTTGACGAGGATGAAGAGCGCGCCCGTGACCAAGACGGTCGCGAGGATGACCGGCGTGTCGCGCTTCTGGATCGCCTGGATCGCTTCGCGACCCAAGCCAGGGACCATAAAGGCGGTCTCGGTGATGAAGGATCCCGTGAGCAGGATGCCGAAAGAACTCCCGATCGCCGTCAAGACCGGCAACAACGCGTTCCGCAAAGCGTGGACCGTGTAAACCCGAAACGTCGGCACGCCCTTGGCGATGGCCAACTTAATGAACTCTTGCTGCAGCACGTCGATCATGCTCGCCCGGG carries:
- a CDS encoding S41 family peptidase, whose translation is MSNVFRLVAVVFVALVAFASGFSMRDVLAGRAPSTSALQNLMTGQARPKETPVEVFQSHFSKIKTNYQREIPNDNLRYYAMGGMFASLGDPHTSFLPPVDAENLKLETKGDFVGIGARLSPDPLGAKIATVFRNAPAEKAGLKIGDTIIQVDNKETAGMETDEIVSLIRGKEGTKVEIRLTRIGQAEPITVQIVRAVVEIPTAEGRILKGTDIGYIAISQFAETTTDQFDQALDEIIGAKPKGLVIDLRGNPGGLLDSAAKLLARFVPGKPVVKMRGRGGNEQFVGAPFFEPKKLTFPIAVLVNEESASAAEIFSGVMQEYKKATVVGQHSYGKASVQNVFALIDGSSAKITIARYYLPSGTDISRVLDEGGEYVRGGIKPDVQAKLVLDSQTLIGDPEHDSQLQKAVEVVRSKGG
- a CDS encoding ABC transporter permease, with the translated sequence MWTSVVYLVLLVLFAIFGPHIRHKPNDPVGAPLQGPSAQFLLGTDEQGRDILARLAAGAQTSLFVGFSVQVIALFVGIVVGVLGVFTRGWVSIPLMRLTDAMFAFPDILLAILIIGVFGMGLLPVIAALAVTAWPSVARLVRTQAASLKDREFFVASKALGAPGPYLVWKHVLPHLWGILSAVAMVDLAGTILAESALSFLGIGVQAPDASWGSMINTGRSYLQSDPLYIFWPCLLLSLTIFALNFVGDGIRNAVDPKAV